From one Trifolium pratense cultivar HEN17-A07 linkage group LG1, ARS_RC_1.1, whole genome shotgun sequence genomic stretch:
- the LOC123903094 gene encoding probable transcription factor At3g04930 — MAAFFQNGVVSPKQEFVQFQPEYEEEEVEQEQFDEVLVEPDENNETEQSPSSAVPTVILALPNATAATVVTDSPEPKRDQMEEKNDSRKLFQRLWTDEDEIVILQGFLDYNANRGSSYHNDTGSFYDQIKSKIQLDFNKSQLVDKLRRLKKKYRNVVQKFDSGKEFVFKTPHDQATFEISHKIWKNVAPIAVGVPVEDDEEISPNPNSAHMTTPVKNELIIEKKTASRKRSRTTTDEKRELNDSLGLNNKDNHNNSANNNSSNVDDENADKSNVSHHTHNIPGLIEETVKSCLTPVLKELSSRNTMGSPFGFGGRGFSLDPMPFSFMNFGNGEKVLDDKWKKQQILELEVYSKRLELVQDEIKVALEELRSSSGAGARGGNNHQ, encoded by the coding sequence ATGGCAGCATTCTTTCAAAACGGTGTCGTTTCACCCAAACAAGAATTCGTCCAATTCCAACCCGAatacgaagaagaagaagttgaacaAGAACAATTCGACGAAGTTTTAGTCGAACCAGACGAAAACAACGAAACCGAACAATCACCTTCCTCCGCCGTCCCCACCGTCATACTAGCCTTACCAAACGCCACAGCAGCAACCGTCGTAACCGACTCGCCTGAGCCAAAACGAGACCAAATGGAAGAGAAGAACGATTCACGTAAACTGTTTCAGCGTCTTTGGACGGACGAAGATGAGATCGTAATTTTGCAAGGGTTTCTTGATTACAACGCGAATCGTGGATCGTCTTATCATAATGATACTGGTTCGTTTTATGATCAGATTAAGTCCAAGATTCAACTCGATTTCAACAAGAGCCAGCTTGTTGATAAACTCCGAAGGTTGAAGAAAAAGTATCGGAACGTTGTTCAGAAATTTGATTCTGGTAAGGAATTTGTCTTCAAAACTCCTCATGATCAAGCTACGTTTGAAATTTCACACAAAATTTGGAAAAACGTCGCTCCAATTGCTGTTGGCGTTCCTGTAGAAGACGATGAAGAAATTAGCCCTAACCCTAATTCAGCTCATATGACAACACCGGTCAAGAATGAGCTGATTATTGAGAAGAAAACCGCATCACGAAAGCGGTCACGAACAACAACTGATGAGAAGCGTGAATTGAATGATTCTTTAGGTTTGAATAATAAGGATAATCATAATAATTCTGCTAATAACAATAGTAGCAATGTTGATGATGAAAATGCTGATAAAAGTAATGTTAGTCATCATACACATAACATACCTGGATTGATTGAAGAGACTGTTAAGAGTTGCTTGACTCCGGTGTTGAAGGAGTTATCGAGTCGTAACACAATGGGGAGTCCTTTTGGTTTTGGGGGAAGAGGGTTTTCATTGGATCCTATGCCATTTAGTTTTATGAATTTTGGGAATGGCGAAAAAGTGCTGGATGACAAGTGGAAGAAGCAACAGATATTGGAGCTGGAAGTGTACTCGAAGCGATTGGAGCTGGTACAGGACGAGATCAAGGTTGCTTTGGAGGAGTTGCGATCGTCTTCCGGAGCTGGAGCTAGGGGAGGAAACAACCATCAATAG
- the LOC123888796 gene encoding probable transcription factor At5g28040, with protein MTHHVNVEMPCGLGLYVIWTKYGPCDFPSLVNLTQLVGHCIIYVGAEVRTSDIPLIHLKGEFLANRLIDKENKISLGHILSCDQLENVDNEEKNNFLSPCDVDDALEASDAIPAVTVALPAPTDDTNIATTSTATTIATRSTRQRNNKYSGGVRQYQRLWTKQDEMELLKGYLDYIKQQGRTATTLQSDVASFYDQVMPKFNTYFNKNQLVDKLRRLKRKHKMVLDKSKEVQVSFKIPHEQAIFEISHKIWGNDTDHDVFDVDESRHVSESPDLIDNVKMKNEYVDDCEEMDKRPHKRMRLTTDDVNTKNDQNYGDVTSIHGFIEETMRSCFPPLLKELLDDASVEPLGALPMMLSTGEARDEQWLKRRILELEVYLNRLELLQGQIKARLEELKSSLD; from the exons ATGACGCATCATGTGAATGTGGAGATGCCGTGTGGATTAGGGCTTTACGTAATTTGGACCAAGTACGGCCCATGTGATTTCCCTAGTCTCGTgaatttaactcagttggtaggacattgcattatatatgttggAGCTGAGGTTCGAACCTCAgacatcccacttatccaccttaaaggtgaatttCTAGCCAATAGACTAATTGACAAAGAAAACAAGATTTCTCTAGGGCATATTCTATCATGTG ACCAATTGGAGAATGTGGATAATGAGGAAAAGAACAATTTTCTAAGTCCATGCGACGTTGATGATGCACTTGAGGCTTCTGATGCAATCCCCGCTGTGACGGTGGCCTTGCCTGCCCCCACAGATGACACAAACATTGCCACCACCTCTACTGCTACCACTATAGCAACACGCTCGACAAGACAACGCAATAACAAGTATTCAGGCGGCGTTAGACAATATCAGAGGCTATGGACAAAGCAGGACGAGATGGAACTGTTGAAGGGATATCTGGATTACATCAAGCAGCAAGGAAGAACAGCTACTACTCTTCAAAGCGACGTAGCTTCGTTCTACGATCAAGTTATGCCTAAATTCAATACATATTTCAATAAGAATCAGCTTGTTGATAAACTACGTAGGTTAAAGAGAAAACACAAGATGGTTTTGGACAAAAGCAAAGAGGTTCAGGTTTCTTTCAAAATCCCACACGAACAGGCCATTTTCGAAATTTCTCACAAGATTTGGGGCAATGACACAGACCATGATGTTTTTGATGTTGATGAATCAAGACATGTTTCTGAAAGTCCTGATCTTATTGACAATGTTAAGATGAAGAATGAATATGTTGACGATTGTGAAGAAATGGATAAAAGGCCGCACAAACGTATGAGGTTAACAACAGATGATGTGAACACAAAAAATGACCAGAACTATGGCGACGTTACTAGTATACACGGCTTCATTGAGGAAACCATGAGGTCCTGTTTCCCACCATTGTTGAAGGAATTGTTGGATGACGCTTCTGTAGAGCCTCTTGGCGCGTTGCCAATGATGTTATCCACTGGGGAGGCGAGGGATGAGCAATGGTTAAAACGGAGGATTTTGGAGCTTGAGGTGTATTTGAATCGATTGGAGTTGTTGCAGGGTCAGATCAAGGCTAGATTAGAGGAGTTAAAATCTAGCTTAGATTGA
- the LOC123903095 gene encoding guanosine deaminase-like isoform X2 produces MEQLDAAASANAAEDRDHKFLRIAIEEAYKGVECGDGRPYGAVIVRNDEVVVSCHNMVLRNKDPTAHAEITAIREASQKLDQISLADCEIYASCESCPMCFGAIHFSRIKRLAYGATAEAAGSIGFSSFTGDAWKDAGFPQLEVKKIDDSGAEQVFEMTKGKFI; encoded by the exons ATGGAGCAGCTAGATGCTGCTGCTAGTGCTAACG CTGCAGAGGATAGAGACCACAAGTTCCTAAGAATAGCTATTGAAGAAGCATATAAAGGTGTTGAATGTGGTGATGGACGCCCGTATGGTGCGGTCATTGTTCGAAATGATGAAGTTGTTGTAAGCTGTCATAACATGGTTTTAAGAAACAAAGATCCCACTGCTCATGCTGAGATTACTGCTATAAGAgag GCTAGTCAAAAGCTGGATCAAATTTCTCTTGCTGACTGTGAAATCTATGCTTCTTGTGAATCTTGTCCAATGTGCTTTGGTGCTATTCATTTTTCAAGGATTAAG AGATTAGCTTATGGAGCCACAGCAGAAGCTGCAGGATCAATTGGATTTAGTAGTTTTACTGGTGATGCATGGAAGGACGCTGGTTTTCCTCAGTTGGAGGTAAAAAAGATAGACGATAGTGGTGCAGAACAAGTATTTGAGATGACAAAGGGCAAGTTTATTTGA
- the LOC123903095 gene encoding guanosine deaminase-like isoform X1, with translation MLPWCGYGTGTRYGYRTTRQQPFFGSQKPSRRAAEDRDHKFLRIAIEEAYKGVECGDGRPYGAVIVRNDEVVVSCHNMVLRNKDPTAHAEITAIREASQKLDQISLADCEIYASCESCPMCFGAIHFSRIKRLAYGATAEAAGSIGFSSFTGDAWKDAGFPQLEVKKIDDSGAEQVFEMTKGKFI, from the exons ATGTTGCCTTGGTgtgggtacggtaccggtacccGATACGGTTACCGCACTACAAGACAACAGCCCTTTTTTGGCAGCCAAAAGCCCTCTAGAAGAG CTGCAGAGGATAGAGACCACAAGTTCCTAAGAATAGCTATTGAAGAAGCATATAAAGGTGTTGAATGTGGTGATGGACGCCCGTATGGTGCGGTCATTGTTCGAAATGATGAAGTTGTTGTAAGCTGTCATAACATGGTTTTAAGAAACAAAGATCCCACTGCTCATGCTGAGATTACTGCTATAAGAgag GCTAGTCAAAAGCTGGATCAAATTTCTCTTGCTGACTGTGAAATCTATGCTTCTTGTGAATCTTGTCCAATGTGCTTTGGTGCTATTCATTTTTCAAGGATTAAG AGATTAGCTTATGGAGCCACAGCAGAAGCTGCAGGATCAATTGGATTTAGTAGTTTTACTGGTGATGCATGGAAGGACGCTGGTTTTCCTCAGTTGGAGGTAAAAAAGATAGACGATAGTGGTGCAGAACAAGTATTTGAGATGACAAAGGGCAAGTTTATTTGA
- the LOC123903095 gene encoding guanosine deaminase-like isoform X3, with product MEQLDAAASANEDRDHKFLRIAIEEAYKGVECGDGRPYGAVIVRNDEVVVSCHNMVLRNKDPTAHAEITAIREASQKLDQISLADCEIYASCESCPMCFGAIHFSRIKRLAYGATAEAAGSIGFSSFTGDAWKDAGFPQLEVKKIDDSGAEQVFEMTKGKFI from the exons ATGGAGCAGCTAGATGCTGCTGCTAGTGCTAACG AGGATAGAGACCACAAGTTCCTAAGAATAGCTATTGAAGAAGCATATAAAGGTGTTGAATGTGGTGATGGACGCCCGTATGGTGCGGTCATTGTTCGAAATGATGAAGTTGTTGTAAGCTGTCATAACATGGTTTTAAGAAACAAAGATCCCACTGCTCATGCTGAGATTACTGCTATAAGAgag GCTAGTCAAAAGCTGGATCAAATTTCTCTTGCTGACTGTGAAATCTATGCTTCTTGTGAATCTTGTCCAATGTGCTTTGGTGCTATTCATTTTTCAAGGATTAAG AGATTAGCTTATGGAGCCACAGCAGAAGCTGCAGGATCAATTGGATTTAGTAGTTTTACTGGTGATGCATGGAAGGACGCTGGTTTTCCTCAGTTGGAGGTAAAAAAGATAGACGATAGTGGTGCAGAACAAGTATTTGAGATGACAAAGGGCAAGTTTATTTGA
- the LOC123903102 gene encoding guanosine deaminase-like, with amino-acid sequence MEHDASAAEDRDHKFLAIAIEESYKGVESGDGYPYGAVIVRNDEVVVSSHNIVLRNTDSTAHAEMIAIREASQKLDQVELPDCEIYASCEPCPMCFGAIHFSKIKRLVYGATAEAAGSIGFSSYTGDAWKDAGFPPLEIKKIDDSGAEEVFEKP; translated from the exons ATGGAGCATGATGCTTCTG CTGCAGAGGATAGAGACCACAAATTCCTAGCAATAGCTATTGAAGAATCATATAAAGGTGTTGAAAGTGGTGATGGATACCCGTATGGTGCGGTCATTGTTCGAAATGATGAAGTTGTTGTAAGCTCTCATAACATTGTTTTAAGAAACACAGATTCCACTGCTCACGCTGAGATGATTGCTATAAGAGAG GCTAGCCAAAAGCTGGATCAAGTTGAACTTCCTGACTGTGAAATCTATGCTTCTTGTGAACCTTGTCCAATGTGCTTTGGTGCTattcatttttcaaaaattaag AGATTGGTTTATGGAGCCACAGCAGAAGCGGCAGGATCAATTGGATTTAGTAGTTATACTGGCGATGCATGGAAGGATGCCGGTTTTCCTCCGCTGGAGATCAAAAAGATAGACGATAGTGGTGCAGAAGAAGTATTTGAGAAGCCATAG
- the LOC123903097 gene encoding probable serine/threonine-protein kinase WNK9 has translation MNGVTHLEEGDSEFVEVDPTGRYGRYNEILGKGASKTVYKAFDEYEGIEVAWNQVKLYDFLQSPEDLERLYCEIHLLKTLKHQNIMKFYTSWVDTANRNINFVTEMFTSGTLRQYRQKHKRVNIRAVKHWCIQILRGLLYLHSHDPPVIHRDLKCDNIFINGNQGEVKIGDLGLAAILRKSHAAHCVGTPEFMAPEVYEESYNELVDIYSFGMCILEMVTFEYPYSECTHPAQIYKKVMSGKKPDALYKVKDPEVRQFVDKCLATVSLRLSARELLDDPFLQIDDYEYDLKPVDSGEFDDFGPLFRQPLYDLHRGFSNFSNEYSNGCGYEGDSYVHPADNEVCGIELFEHHDDDEPSEHVDISIKGKKKEDGGIFLRLRISDKEGHIRNIYFPFDIEQDTAISVATEMVGELDITDQDVTSIADMIDGEIASLVPEWESGPGIVETPRFANQGFCRNCVSNHTSSGSLMEFLSHNQGNLQLPECCKHGCASMHGRFEEITFPSEEYDNHVRENLNISNRSDGLQYQELWNQHESRELSPIESDQSHSDEQNEQIDKSILAEDQGQNVWENKFLVSATISPRYSSGTHDFSNIRSLYCGLDDDNEVQKELRWLKARYQMESRERKDRQLGLTDDKTSRSGNGEHITDYAVLSLLLAETLNGGNNGIGLKHVHKSSPNSDTVRNQICEAMESSGGEGMVTAKSFYTGSLLPHSLHRTVSLPVDAVDI, from the exons ATGAATGGAGTAACACACCTTGAAGAAGGTGACTCTGAGTTTGTTGAAGTTGATCCAACTGGAAGATATGGCAGA TACAATGAAATCCTTGGCAAAGGAGCTTCAAAAACAGT ATATAAGGCATTTGATGAGTATGAAGGGATTGAAGTTGCTTGGAATCAGGTCAAGTTGTATGATTTCCTACAAAGTCCTGAAGATCTTGAAAGGCTTTACTGTGAAATTCATCTTTTGAAAACATTGAAACACCAAAACATTATGAAATTTTATACCTCTTGGGTTGATACTGCTAATAGGAACATTAATTTTGTTACTGAAATGTTCACTTCTGGTACACTTAGACA GTATAGGCAAAAGCACAAAAGAGTTAACATAAGAGCGGTCAAGCATTGGTGCATACAGATCCTGAGAGGACTTCTTTATCTACATAGCCATGACCCGCCAGTGATCCATAGAGATCTCAAATGTgataacatttttattaatgGAAATCAAGGAGAAGTCAAAATTGGGGATCTTGGTCTAGCCGCAATTCTTCGGAAATCTCATGCCGCGCATTGTGTTG GAACGCCCGAGTTCATGGCACCAGAAGTATATGAAGAATCGTATAATGAACTAGTCGACATATATTCCTTTGGGATGTGCATATTAGAGATGGTCACATTTGAATATCCTTATAGCGAATGCACACATCCAGCTCAAATATACAAGAAAGTTATGTCT GGGAAAAAGCCAGATGCTTTGTATAAAGTTAAGGATCCGGAAGTGCGGCAATTTGTTGATAAATGCTTGGCCACAGTGTCTCTAAGACTTTCTGCTAGGGAGCTTCTCGATGACCCTTTTCTTCAAATCGATGATTATGAATATGATTTGAAACCTGTAGACAGTGGAGAATTTGATGACTTTGGTCCCCTCTTCAGGCAGCCGCTCTACGATCTTCATCGAGGCTTTAGTAACTTCAGTAATGAATACTCAAATGGCTGTGGTTATGAAGGAGACTCGTATGTGCATCCGGCTGATAATGAAGTTTGTGGAATTGAACTTTTTGAGCACCATGATGACGACGAACCCTCTGAACATGTGGACATAAGTATCAAgggaaagaagaaagaagacgGCGGCATATTTTTGAGACTAAGAATTTCTGATAAAGAAG GCCACATTCGGAATATTTATTTCCCATTTGACATAGAGCAGGACACAGCCATAAGTGTGGCGACTGAGATGGTTGGAGAACTTGACATTACCGATCAGGATGTTACCAGTATAGCAGATATGATAGACGGGGAAATCGCTTCCTTGGTACCTGAATGGGAATCCGGACCAGGAATCGTCGAAACTCCCCGTTTTGCAAATCAAGGTTTCTGCCGCAATTGTGTGTCTAATCATACTTCAAGTGGCTCCCTCATGGAGTTTCTTTCACATAATCAGGGTAACTTGCAACTTCCTGAATGTTGTAAGCACGGATGTGCTTCAATGCACGGCCGGTTCGAGGAGATTACGTTCCCATCCGAGGAGTATGACAATCATGTTAGAGAGAATCTGAACATATCAAACCGATCGGATGGCTTGCAATATCAGGAGCTATGGAATCAGCATGAAAGCCGTGAACTGAGTCCGATAGAGTCAGATCAAAGTCATTCTGATGAACAAAATGAACAAATAGATAAATCAATATTAGCTGAAGATCAAGGACAGAATGTTTGggaaaataaatttcttgttaGTGCAACAATTTCCCCGAGATATTCATCAGGAACTCATGATTTCTCCAATATCCGATCGCTATATTGTGGTCTTGACGATGATAATGAGGTCCAAAAGGAACTGAGATGGCTTAAAGCAAGATACCAAATGGAGTCAAGGGAACGTAAGGATCGACAACTCGGGCTAACAGATGATAAAACTTCTCGTAGCGGTAACGGAGAGCACATAACAGATTATGCCGTTCTGTCACTTTTATTGGCAGAAACATTAAACGGAGGTAACAATGGGATTGGCTTGAAACATGTTCATAAAAGCAGCCCCAATTCGGACACCGTAAGGAACCAAATTTGTGAGGCGATGGAATCCTCTGGTGGAGAAGGTATGGTTACTGCAAAGAGTTTTTATACTGGCTCGTTGCTTCCGCACTCTCTGCACAGGACAGTTTCTCTCCCTGTTGATGCTGTTGATATATAA